One part of the Thermococcus radiotolerans genome encodes these proteins:
- a CDS encoding TasA family protein yields MKHVKVVAIGLLVALLILAGPARSLFTDVALSENNEISSGEFDIAISKDGSRFYNDAKLFEFSNLKPGDERTFSFYVKNRGDIDVSRLTMVLHVSDLEDGTMSPAEKAVDNTTDVGELSEYLIVKELKVYLGNDSWTVDSVKGKSLKELSGEEIELIDRPLKEGETLRVTMTVEFSKEAGNECQTDRVLVNMKLNAEQ; encoded by the coding sequence ATGAAACATGTGAAAGTTGTAGCGATTGGCCTCCTTGTGGCCCTCCTGATACTCGCCGGGCCGGCCAGGTCCCTCTTCACCGACGTTGCCCTCTCGGAGAACAACGAGATAAGCTCCGGGGAGTTCGACATAGCCATAAGCAAGGACGGGAGCAGGTTCTACAACGATGCCAAACTCTTCGAGTTCTCGAACCTCAAGCCGGGCGACGAGAGAACCTTCAGCTTCTACGTCAAGAACCGCGGGGACATAGACGTCTCCAGGTTGACGATGGTTCTCCACGTCAGCGACCTCGAGGACGGTACGATGAGTCCCGCGGAGAAGGCCGTCGACAACACGACCGATGTCGGGGAGCTCAGCGAATACCTGATAGTGAAGGAGCTGAAGGTTTACCTCGGCAACGATTCATGGACAGTCGATTCGGTAAAGGGAAAGAGCCTGAAGGAACTCAGCGGAGAGGAAATAGAACTCATAGACAGGCCGCTCAAGGAGGGCGAAACGCTCAGGGTCACGATGACGGTGGAGTTCTCGAAGGAAGCCGGCAACGAGTGCCAGACCGACAGGGTTCTCGTCAACATGAAGCTCAACGCGGAGCAGTGA
- a CDS encoding ATP-binding protein, which produces MIETVREVVEDYREVKVSGVQRELKIPIPSLPKAIALIGPRRAGKTFYLLQMYKDLLSQGKPALYIPLDDDRLYPPNTKTLSTLLDLFHMEFGEKSGILLLDEIQEVNKWELFVKRAVSMGFTVFISGSSSKLLSREVATQLRGRGIHFELFPFSFNEFINAKGVEPGASTKKRAAIKKTMGEYLLWGGFPEVALEENRLIKRKLLEEYLGVMLYRDIVERHGVKNLRALKLFIKLLTGSFAREISLSRTAKYMKGTGVDVSRNTLSDYLRYLQDAFFVFPLKKLGPIKESEKSLPKIYIIDNGIITASTPRAKSELGRLMENLTYLHLRRLEKEVYYIKTPTWEVDFAVREGNGFNLIQVSYTVEGPDTWKREVNGLIKASKLVPTKSTTVVTYDYEEEETIEGQKIRFVPLWKFCRGEIKL; this is translated from the coding sequence ATGATTGAAACGGTAAGAGAAGTCGTCGAGGACTACAGGGAGGTTAAAGTTTCTGGAGTCCAAAGAGAGCTCAAAATACCCATTCCCAGCCTCCCCAAGGCCATAGCACTTATAGGGCCAAGAAGAGCCGGAAAAACATTCTATCTGCTCCAGATGTACAAGGACCTGCTTTCCCAAGGAAAACCAGCCCTCTACATACCCCTTGATGATGACAGACTGTACCCCCCAAACACCAAAACACTCTCCACGCTCCTGGACCTATTCCACATGGAGTTCGGAGAAAAAAGCGGCATCCTCCTATTAGACGAAATCCAAGAAGTAAACAAGTGGGAACTCTTCGTGAAACGGGCAGTTAGCATGGGATTCACGGTTTTCATATCCGGTTCATCCTCAAAACTGCTCTCGCGCGAAGTAGCAACCCAGCTCAGGGGCAGAGGAATTCACTTTGAACTGTTTCCCTTCAGCTTCAACGAGTTCATTAACGCCAAAGGGGTTGAACCTGGAGCATCAACAAAAAAGCGAGCAGCAATTAAAAAGACTATGGGAGAATACCTCCTCTGGGGCGGCTTTCCTGAAGTTGCCCTCGAAGAAAACAGGCTAATAAAAAGAAAACTGCTGGAGGAATACCTCGGAGTCATGCTCTACAGGGATATCGTGGAAAGGCACGGCGTCAAGAACCTCCGCGCACTGAAACTGTTTATCAAGCTCCTAACCGGCTCTTTTGCTCGAGAAATTTCCCTCAGCAGAACCGCGAAGTACATGAAGGGAACCGGCGTAGATGTCAGCAGAAACACCCTATCCGACTACCTCAGATACCTACAGGACGCATTCTTCGTCTTCCCCCTCAAGAAACTCGGCCCCATCAAGGAAAGCGAGAAAAGCCTCCCAAAAATCTACATCATCGATAACGGCATAATCACAGCATCAACCCCCAGAGCCAAGAGCGAGCTTGGGAGGCTCATGGAAAACCTCACATACCTCCACCTAAGAAGACTTGAAAAGGAAGTCTATTACATTAAAACCCCCACCTGGGAAGTTGACTTCGCAGTTAGAGAAGGAAACGGCTTCAACCTCATCCAAGTATCCTACACAGTCGAAGGACCAGACACATGGAAACGAGAAGTCAACGGACTCATTAAGGCATCAAAACTAGTTCCAACAAAAAGCACCACTGTAGTGACCTACGATTACGAGGAAGAAGAAACCATCGAAGGTCAAAAGATCAGATTCGTGCCCCTCTGGAAATTCTGCAGAGGCGAGATAAAGCTTTAA
- a CDS encoding adenosylcobalamin-dependent ribonucleoside-diphosphate reductase has protein sequence MPVEKVMKRDGRIVPFDKDRIKWAIQRAMLEVGVRDEKLLNKVVRRVVRRVNELYDGQTPHIENIQDIVELELMRAGLFDVAKAYILYRKKKAEIREEKKKILNKDKLDEIDKRFSINALRVLASRYLIKNEKGEIIESPRELFERVAVLSVIPDLLYDERIFDRDGNHEQDLSRVEEYLRTLDEYEGKLSIGRFKLNRYHFERLLNLYRELAEKGQMKVPIDDVIKMLENGAFDRYEDEVEEYFRLMTSQVFMPNTPALINSGRPLGMLSACFVVPIEDDMESIMKAAHDVAMIQKMGGGTGLNFSKLRPEGDLVGTTTGAASGPVSFMHLIDAVSDVIKQGGVRRGANMGILEVWHPDIEKFIHAKEKNIGTNVLSNFNISVGIWADFWEALREGKRYPLVNPRTGERVKEIDPKSLFEELAYMAWAKADPGVVFFDVINKRNVLEPAKGEKIRATNPCGEEPLYDYESCNLASINLAKFVKYDEEGKPYFDWDEYAYVIQKVAKYLDNAIDVNKFPLPEIDRNTKLTRRIGVGIMGLADALFKLGIAYNSKEGYDFMRKATEYLTFYAYKYSVEAAKKRGPFPLYEKSAYKDGELPVEGYYHREIWSLPWDELAEEVKRFGVRNGMTTTCPPTGSVSMIADTSSGIEPIFALVYKKSVTVGEFYYVDPVFEAELKKRGLWSDEILRKISDNYGSIQGLEEIPEDMQRIFVTSMDIHWLDHILAQANIQLWLTDSASKTINMPNDATVEDVKAAYLLAYKLGCKGITVYRDGSLSVQVYSVEGEKKQRVKAKPSKYAVEKLKAVVEAEPWLSKFINVEAILNGTNGKEKTESVGITFSISRPVAAKPMHEHPHHAEKPDVPEEKIRELLGVAYCPVCYEQDGELVELRMESGCATCPRCGWSKCVIS, from the coding sequence ATGCCGGTTGAAAAAGTGATGAAAAGGGACGGCAGAATTGTCCCGTTCGATAAAGACCGTATAAAATGGGCTATACAAAGGGCAATGCTTGAAGTCGGCGTCCGCGACGAGAAGCTCCTCAACAAGGTGGTTAGAAGGGTCGTCAGGAGGGTCAACGAACTCTACGACGGTCAAACCCCACACATAGAGAACATTCAGGATATAGTCGAGCTTGAACTCATGCGCGCAGGCCTCTTCGATGTTGCAAAGGCCTACATCCTCTACCGCAAGAAGAAGGCCGAGATTCGTGAAGAGAAGAAGAAAATCCTCAACAAGGACAAGCTGGACGAGATAGACAAGCGCTTCTCCATCAACGCCCTCCGCGTTCTGGCTTCCCGCTACCTGATAAAGAACGAGAAGGGAGAGATAATTGAGAGCCCCAGGGAGCTCTTCGAGCGCGTCGCCGTTCTCTCGGTCATCCCTGACCTGCTCTACGACGAGAGGATTTTTGATAGGGACGGAAACCATGAGCAGGACTTGAGCAGGGTGGAGGAGTACTTGAGAACCCTCGACGAGTACGAGGGGAAGCTCTCCATCGGAAGGTTCAAGCTCAACAGGTACCACTTCGAGAGGCTCCTCAACCTCTACCGCGAGCTGGCCGAGAAGGGCCAGATGAAGGTTCCAATAGACGATGTAATAAAGATGCTCGAAAACGGCGCCTTCGACCGCTACGAGGACGAGGTGGAGGAGTACTTCAGGCTGATGACGAGCCAGGTATTCATGCCGAACACGCCGGCGCTCATCAACTCCGGCAGGCCGCTCGGCATGCTCTCGGCGTGCTTCGTCGTGCCGATAGAGGACGACATGGAGAGCATAATGAAGGCGGCCCATGACGTTGCCATGATACAGAAGATGGGCGGCGGAACCGGTTTGAACTTCTCGAAGCTCCGCCCGGAGGGAGACCTCGTAGGAACCACCACCGGAGCCGCGAGCGGTCCCGTTTCCTTCATGCACCTCATCGACGCCGTCAGCGACGTCATCAAGCAGGGCGGCGTAAGGCGCGGAGCGAACATGGGCATCCTCGAGGTCTGGCACCCGGACATAGAGAAGTTCATCCACGCCAAGGAGAAGAACATCGGGACCAACGTGCTCAGCAACTTCAACATCAGCGTCGGAATATGGGCCGACTTCTGGGAGGCCCTTAGAGAAGGCAAGCGCTACCCGCTCGTCAACCCGAGGACCGGCGAGAGGGTCAAGGAGATAGACCCCAAGAGCCTATTCGAGGAGCTCGCCTACATGGCATGGGCGAAGGCAGACCCCGGTGTGGTGTTCTTCGACGTTATCAACAAGAGGAACGTTCTTGAGCCCGCAAAGGGCGAAAAAATCCGTGCGACCAACCCATGCGGAGAAGAGCCGCTCTACGACTACGAATCGTGCAATTTAGCGAGCATAAACCTCGCAAAGTTCGTGAAGTACGACGAGGAAGGCAAGCCATACTTCGACTGGGACGAGTACGCCTATGTCATTCAGAAGGTCGCCAAGTACCTCGACAACGCCATAGACGTCAACAAGTTCCCGCTGCCGGAGATAGACCGCAACACCAAGCTGACGAGGCGCATCGGGGTTGGAATAATGGGTCTCGCCGATGCGCTATTCAAGCTCGGCATAGCATACAACAGCAAAGAGGGCTACGACTTCATGAGGAAGGCCACCGAGTACCTCACGTTCTACGCCTACAAATACTCAGTCGAGGCCGCCAAAAAGCGCGGACCCTTCCCGCTCTACGAGAAGTCTGCATACAAAGACGGCGAACTCCCGGTCGAAGGCTACTACCACCGCGAGATTTGGAGCCTTCCCTGGGACGAGCTGGCCGAGGAAGTCAAGAGGTTTGGGGTCAGGAACGGAATGACCACGACCTGCCCGCCGACGGGCTCAGTTTCAATGATAGCCGACACATCCAGCGGAATCGAGCCGATATTCGCGCTCGTCTACAAGAAGAGCGTTACCGTTGGAGAGTTCTACTACGTCGACCCCGTCTTCGAGGCCGAGCTGAAGAAGCGCGGCCTGTGGAGCGACGAGATACTCAGGAAGATAAGCGACAACTACGGCTCGATCCAGGGCCTTGAGGAGATTCCAGAGGACATGCAGAGGATCTTCGTCACATCCATGGACATCCACTGGCTCGACCACATACTGGCCCAGGCGAACATCCAGCTCTGGCTGACCGACAGCGCGAGCAAGACCATAAACATGCCCAACGACGCAACGGTTGAGGACGTCAAAGCTGCCTATCTACTCGCCTACAAGCTCGGCTGTAAGGGCATAACCGTCTACCGCGACGGCTCGCTCTCGGTGCAGGTCTACAGCGTCGAGGGTGAGAAGAAGCAGCGCGTCAAGGCCAAGCCGAGCAAGTACGCCGTGGAGAAGCTCAAAGCAGTTGTTGAGGCCGAGCCCTGGCTCTCCAAGTTCATCAACGTTGAGGCGATACTCAACGGCACCAACGGGAAGGAGAAAACAGAGAGCGTTGGCATAACCTTCTCTATAAGCAGGCCCGTCGCGGCAAAACCGATGCACGAGCACCCGCACCACGCGGAGAAGCCGGACGTGCCCGAGGAGAAGATAAGGGAGCTCCTCGGCGTTGCCTACTGCCCGGTCTGCTACGAGCAGGACGGAGAACTCGTCGAGCTGAGGATGGAGAGCGGCTGTGCAACCTGCCCGCGCTGCGGCTGGAGCAAGTGTGTGATAAGCTGA
- a CDS encoding HAD-IIA family hydrolase, translated as MRRKIALIFDMDGVLYRGNEPVDGARELINLLKEAGVPFIFLTNNSTKDPSMYREKLLSMGIDVPEDVILTSGLATRLYMERHFEPGKVFVIGGEGLHREMERLGWGIVDVDEAREGAWREVKYVVVGLDPGLTYEKLKYATLAIRNGARFIGTNPDTTYPAEEGIYPGAGSIIAALKASTDVEPLIIGKPNEPAYEVARSKLDGVDEIWMIGDRLDTDMVFAKRFGMKAVMVLTGVNTLKDVEETRIKPDLVLPSVKELLDYLKTFMEASE; from the coding sequence ATGCGGAGAAAAATCGCCCTCATCTTTGACATGGACGGTGTTCTGTACCGGGGAAACGAGCCCGTTGATGGAGCGAGGGAACTGATAAACCTTCTGAAGGAGGCGGGCGTTCCATTCATCTTTCTAACCAACAACTCCACCAAAGACCCCTCTATGTACCGCGAGAAGCTCCTCTCGATGGGCATCGACGTCCCGGAGGATGTCATACTCACCTCGGGCCTCGCCACGAGGCTCTACATGGAGAGGCACTTCGAGCCCGGGAAGGTTTTCGTCATCGGCGGCGAGGGGCTTCACAGGGAGATGGAGCGCCTAGGCTGGGGAATCGTTGACGTCGACGAAGCCAGAGAAGGAGCCTGGAGGGAAGTAAAATACGTCGTCGTCGGCCTCGACCCCGGTTTAACCTACGAGAAGCTCAAATACGCCACGCTGGCGATAAGGAACGGCGCGAGGTTCATCGGCACCAACCCGGACACAACGTATCCCGCCGAGGAGGGCATCTACCCCGGCGCGGGCTCAATAATAGCCGCGCTGAAGGCCTCAACGGACGTCGAGCCATTGATAATAGGCAAACCCAACGAACCGGCCTACGAGGTAGCGAGGAGCAAGCTCGATGGCGTTGATGAGATCTGGATGATCGGTGACAGACTTGACACAGACATGGTCTTCGCCAAGCGCTTCGGTATGAAGGCGGTAATGGTTCTAACCGGTGTAAACACGCTGAAAGACGTTGAAGAAACCAGGATAAAGCCCGACCTCGTCCTCCCCAGCGTTAAGGAACTGCTCGACTACCTGAAGACCTTCATGGAGGCATCGGAATGA
- a CDS encoding Ig-like domain-containing protein, which produces MIDMRGLIPLFLVSLLVTAGLQVVSASGTNYYSASSNDHGAYVYFTSLISDFEALYDQVLAENDSALNVSSRLYGITNSTYETLIVYSSIGINDKVLSLASEFQKLGECSFYVSSGSLSFRRGMEEGDYVSARNALLLMETGLSSCREAVNSISSVELVGENNESLRFDVTGLSSKLDGVEDLIGEYRRALDAAEVPSNFSVFISKESPMVLDNVTIFGYAPNMSSVLLVVNGTLYTPELGNGTFRLVYSFPRTGTYEIYAVGVNSSGSFRSNVLLVNVTRIPTRIIAEESRGEAVTVSGYLLDYWSRGVDRVPLKLVVGGEAYPLVTDPEGFFNATVNVSSEVNATVLFAGTSLYAPSNVTLLLLPAKLRPTIRLFYEGGSVKAGDTVTITGTVTPDLSIPLVIYVDDSPYTTITARGDFSFQVQLGEGTHEVYAYFPGSDELQASGSNVIQITAAPISYTTRILLLLAFLLLAGLGYKFLTREKVQPAVEEVAGERPVEAEFGEAPPDVLGAYRVVYRFLRRLYSLPGSITPREMLSRLRGEPFYNDLEKLTVMHERGLYARMRFGISEALGAVKRASRVIITAIVRDEL; this is translated from the coding sequence TTGATTGATATGAGGGGCTTAATTCCGTTGTTCTTGGTCTCGCTGCTCGTAACGGCGGGTTTACAGGTGGTTTCCGCCTCTGGAACCAATTACTACTCGGCTAGTTCGAACGATCATGGTGCCTACGTTTATTTCACGTCTCTCATATCCGACTTCGAGGCCCTCTACGATCAGGTTCTGGCCGAAAATGACTCGGCTTTAAACGTCTCCTCGCGGCTTTACGGGATTACAAACTCCACCTACGAGACGCTCATAGTCTATTCCTCAATCGGGATAAACGATAAAGTTCTCTCCCTGGCGTCCGAGTTTCAAAAGCTCGGTGAGTGCTCTTTCTACGTATCCTCAGGCAGCCTATCCTTCCGGAGGGGCATGGAGGAGGGTGATTACGTTTCGGCCAGAAACGCCCTCCTGCTGATGGAAACTGGCCTTTCCTCCTGTCGGGAGGCGGTTAACTCGATCTCGTCGGTGGAACTTGTCGGGGAGAACAACGAGAGCCTGAGGTTCGATGTAACCGGTTTATCCTCCAAGCTCGATGGGGTTGAAGACCTAATCGGGGAGTACAGACGTGCCCTCGATGCCGCGGAGGTGCCTTCGAACTTCTCGGTCTTCATCTCCAAGGAATCGCCTATGGTTCTGGACAACGTCACGATATTCGGATACGCCCCCAACATGAGCTCGGTTCTCCTCGTGGTGAACGGAACCCTCTACACGCCCGAGCTCGGCAACGGTACCTTCCGCCTCGTGTACTCCTTTCCCCGAACGGGCACCTACGAGATCTATGCGGTGGGTGTTAACTCCAGCGGCTCCTTCAGGTCGAACGTTCTCCTGGTTAACGTGACCAGAATTCCGACGAGGATAATCGCGGAGGAGAGCCGCGGCGAGGCGGTTACGGTTTCGGGATATCTCCTCGACTACTGGAGCAGAGGGGTAGATAGAGTGCCGCTAAAGCTTGTCGTTGGCGGTGAGGCTTACCCCCTCGTGACTGACCCCGAGGGGTTCTTCAACGCCACGGTTAACGTTTCCTCCGAGGTGAACGCGACCGTACTGTTCGCTGGAACCTCCCTCTATGCTCCCTCAAACGTCACCCTGCTTCTCCTTCCGGCCAAGCTGAGGCCCACCATAAGGCTCTTCTACGAGGGTGGGAGCGTCAAGGCCGGCGATACGGTCACGATAACGGGAACCGTTACCCCTGACCTATCGATCCCGCTCGTGATCTACGTTGATGACTCTCCTTACACCACAATCACCGCCCGCGGGGACTTCTCCTTCCAGGTTCAGCTTGGCGAGGGAACGCACGAGGTGTACGCGTACTTCCCGGGCAGCGATGAGCTCCAGGCGAGTGGATCCAACGTGATTCAGATAACCGCGGCTCCTATCAGTTACACCACCAGGATTCTGCTGTTGCTGGCCTTCCTTCTCCTTGCGGGGCTTGGATACAAGTTCCTGACCCGGGAGAAGGTGCAGCCTGCGGTGGAAGAGGTGGCCGGGGAAAGGCCAGTGGAGGCTGAATTCGGTGAAGCTCCCCCGGACGTCCTTGGAGCCTACAGGGTGGTCTACCGCTTCCTCAGGAGACTCTATTCGTTGCCCGGTTCGATCACCCCCAGGGAAATGCTCTCGAGGCTCAGGGGTGAGCCCTTCTACAACGACCTGGAAAAGCTGACGGTGATGCACGAGAGGGGTCTCTACGCGAGGATGAGGTTCGGGATTTCAGAGGCTCTCGGTGCAGTCAAGAGGGCCTCCCGCGTGATAATAACCGCCATCGTGAGGGATGAGCTTTGA
- a CDS encoding AAA family ATPase, giving the protein MDGREFMGRLKKEVGKAVVGKEDVIELLTIALLSEGHVLIEGIPGVAKTTIAKAFSRAIGLSFSRIQLTPDLLPADIIGVFYYDQKTGEWTTKKGPIFANVVLADEVNRAQPKTQSALLEAMQEMQVTIEGTTFPLPRPFLVIATMNPLEHEGVYVLPEAQLDRFMLKIEIGFPSKDEEMALLRRKSLGDFSDVEPIVTHEELVGLISEVKKVEASDEILEYIYSIISATRSDERLLFGASPRAGEHLLYAAKSSAFLDGRSYIIPDDVKKVALPVLTHRLVLKVEYELEGVKVRDVVEDILRETEVPV; this is encoded by the coding sequence ATGGACGGTAGGGAATTCATGGGGAGACTGAAGAAAGAGGTGGGCAAGGCCGTCGTTGGTAAGGAGGACGTGATAGAGCTCCTCACGATAGCCCTCCTCTCCGAGGGGCACGTGCTCATCGAGGGAATCCCGGGTGTGGCGAAGACGACCATAGCCAAGGCCTTCTCGAGGGCCATAGGGTTAAGCTTCTCAAGGATACAGCTCACCCCGGACCTTCTTCCGGCGGATATAATCGGCGTCTTCTACTACGACCAGAAAACAGGGGAATGGACGACGAAGAAGGGCCCGATATTTGCCAACGTTGTCCTGGCGGACGAGGTAAACAGGGCCCAGCCAAAGACCCAGAGTGCACTCCTGGAGGCAATGCAGGAGATGCAGGTAACCATCGAGGGCACCACTTTTCCCCTCCCCAGGCCGTTCCTCGTGATAGCCACGATGAACCCCTTGGAACATGAGGGCGTTTACGTTCTCCCTGAGGCCCAGCTTGACAGGTTCATGCTGAAGATCGAGATAGGGTTCCCCAGCAAGGACGAGGAGATGGCGCTCCTCAGGAGGAAGAGCCTCGGGGACTTCTCCGACGTCGAGCCTATAGTCACCCACGAGGAGCTAGTTGGGCTCATATCCGAAGTGAAGAAGGTTGAGGCCAGCGACGAGATACTGGAGTACATCTACTCGATAATCTCCGCCACAAGGAGCGATGAGAGACTTCTCTTCGGAGCCTCGCCGAGGGCTGGAGAGCACCTCCTCTACGCCGCCAAGTCATCGGCTTTCCTCGACGGCAGGAGTTACATCATCCCAGACGACGTCAAGAAGGTCGCTCTACCCGTGCTCACCCACAGGCTCGTCCTCAAGGTTGAGTACGAACTCGAGGGTGTGAAGGTCAGGGACGTTGTGGAGGATATCCTCAGAGAAACCGAGGTCCCGGTGTAG
- a CDS encoding ferritin family protein produces the protein MRLQELLERLIWQENELYNLHKLGETFATFERPELVETFQLMAEEELRHRKTLEKMLSEGTLEETAVIDYLESLSLEPMLSDERAKPKTLEELVLEALVREKHAYELYTRLSQILDGSLGHIFKMMAGEELKHAYRLKLVYEGL, from the coding sequence ATGAGGCTCCAAGAACTCCTGGAGAGACTGATATGGCAGGAGAACGAGCTCTACAACCTTCACAAGCTCGGTGAGACCTTCGCCACCTTCGAGAGGCCCGAACTCGTCGAGACATTCCAGTTGATGGCCGAAGAGGAGCTGAGGCACAGGAAAACCCTTGAAAAGATGCTCTCAGAGGGAACGCTGGAGGAAACCGCGGTCATAGACTACCTCGAATCCCTCTCCCTGGAACCCATGCTGAGCGACGAGAGGGCGAAGCCGAAGACCCTTGAGGAGCTGGTCCTCGAAGCCCTCGTGAGGGAGAAACACGCCTACGAGCTCTACACGAGGCTCTCCCAGATACTGGACGGATCTTTGGGGCACATCTTCAAAATGATGGCTGGGGAGGAGCTCAAACATGCCTACAGGCTCAAGTTGGTCTACGAGGGCCTTTGA
- a CDS encoding DUF4350 domain-containing protein, whose translation MAYAILLIIGVSLLVMPMSVPRFKSDAAYSVLNTEWNGLSSFGKLLYKSGEITPVLVPYDSLGLGKMNGTLIVVGPDVDFSQREIEQVRTFLEGGGTLILADDFGTGNELLEGLGLPQRFSKKPVTGLTYLKNYEFPVTREITDDALSTGVNYLVMSRPAVVLNAQNPAVYTSNASMLNGEYGAFPLMDVVSYGKGRVILISDPDIFTNALFPQNEPFLRNLIGSLPKKTFYVDEAHHADFNPYSTGTIVIRRAVNRELVFYYVLFIAALAFFIESGLFGLLLDKLFALLGRFFREERQGLDEIISRLEESGLDGDKLKKILQEIETGSKLGGGHGR comes from the coding sequence GTGGCCTACGCGATACTGCTGATAATCGGGGTTTCCCTCCTGGTCATGCCCATGTCCGTCCCCCGCTTTAAGAGCGATGCCGCATACAGCGTGCTCAACACGGAATGGAACGGCCTGTCGAGCTTTGGAAAGCTCCTCTACAAGAGCGGGGAGATAACCCCGGTTCTCGTTCCCTACGATTCCCTCGGTCTCGGGAAGATGAACGGCACCCTCATCGTGGTGGGCCCCGATGTGGACTTCTCTCAGAGGGAAATAGAACAGGTTAGGACGTTCCTTGAAGGTGGAGGGACGCTCATACTGGCCGATGATTTCGGCACCGGCAATGAGTTGCTTGAAGGGTTGGGACTTCCCCAGCGCTTCTCGAAGAAGCCCGTGACGGGCCTGACCTACCTCAAGAACTACGAGTTCCCGGTAACGAGGGAAATAACCGACGACGCACTCTCGACGGGGGTTAACTACCTCGTGATGAGCAGGCCCGCGGTCGTCCTCAACGCCCAGAACCCCGCTGTCTACACGAGCAACGCTTCAATGCTCAACGGCGAATACGGTGCCTTTCCGCTAATGGACGTTGTTTCCTATGGAAAGGGCAGGGTGATCCTTATATCGGATCCCGACATCTTCACCAACGCCCTCTTCCCCCAGAACGAGCCGTTCCTCCGGAACCTCATTGGCTCGCTCCCCAAGAAGACCTTCTACGTAGACGAGGCTCATCATGCAGACTTCAATCCCTACTCAACGGGAACCATCGTCATCAGGCGGGCGGTCAACAGGGAGCTGGTGTTCTACTACGTGCTGTTCATAGCTGCTCTGGCTTTCTTCATCGAGAGCGGCCTCTTTGGCCTCCTGCTGGATAAGCTATTCGCCCTCTTGGGCCGCTTCTTCCGGGAGGAACGGCAGGGCCTCGACGAGATTATATCGAGGCTTGAGGAAAGCGGCCTCGATGGGGATAAGTTAAAAAAGATACTCCAAGAAATCGAGACTGGGTCGAAGCTGGGTGGTGGTCATGGACGGTAG
- a CDS encoding DUF1616 domain-containing protein yields the protein MNWKKHWDLLTIIVLSIILDLLIFYAPDSLARKALGLAFVLFFPGYVFITALFPEKKELDNLERLALSFGLSIAIVPLIGLGLNYTPWGIRLIPILVSLTIFNVAFAIIAIYRRSKAFEPWIPWITVKRLKEELEWESSSQLDKALTVILIIAIITSIGTLAYVVTHPKPSEAFTEFYILGPDGIADNYPTDLKVGQNGTVIIGIVNHEHRNVTYYVQIWLVNLTWDNTTNTTIIHEMYPMPGWFNVTLPNVPVNIEGNWTPQFETNYTFSIDKPGKWQVWFLLFKDEPPELPPAPPDGNYAETEAKNLILKAVNGTIQSLKLNVNVKP from the coding sequence ATGAACTGGAAGAAACACTGGGATCTGCTCACAATCATAGTGCTCTCAATAATCCTAGACCTACTCATATTCTACGCTCCGGACAGTCTAGCGAGAAAGGCCCTCGGCCTGGCCTTCGTACTCTTCTTCCCAGGCTACGTCTTCATAACCGCCCTATTCCCCGAAAAGAAGGAGCTGGACAACCTCGAAAGGCTCGCCCTCAGCTTCGGCCTGAGCATAGCGATAGTCCCGCTCATAGGCCTCGGATTGAACTACACCCCCTGGGGCATAAGGCTCATTCCAATACTCGTCAGCCTCACAATATTCAACGTTGCCTTCGCGATAATAGCCATATACCGCCGTTCGAAGGCCTTCGAGCCGTGGATACCCTGGATAACAGTCAAACGGCTCAAGGAAGAACTCGAATGGGAAAGCTCAAGTCAGCTCGACAAGGCCCTAACGGTGATCCTGATAATCGCCATCATCACATCCATCGGAACCCTCGCCTACGTGGTAACGCACCCAAAGCCCAGCGAGGCCTTCACCGAGTTCTACATCCTCGGCCCGGACGGAATAGCCGACAACTATCCGACGGACCTCAAAGTCGGCCAGAACGGGACGGTTATCATCGGCATAGTCAACCACGAGCACCGCAACGTAACCTACTACGTCCAGATATGGCTGGTCAACCTAACGTGGGACAACACCACCAACACGACTATAATTCACGAGATGTACCCGATGCCCGGCTGGTTCAACGTGACTCTGCCGAACGTTCCGGTCAACATCGAGGGCAACTGGACGCCCCAGTTCGAGACAAACTACACCTTCAGCATAGACAAGCCCGGAAAATGGCAGGTGTGGTTCCTGCTCTTCAAGGACGAACCGCCGGAACTGCCCCCTGCCCCACCCGACGGCAACTACGCGGAAACTGAAGCCAAGAACCTCATCCTGAAGGCTGTTAACGGGACGATACAGTCCCTCAAGCTCAACGTCAACGTAAAACCGTGA